In Pseudomonas coleopterorum, the genomic window ACACCTCAAGCTTGGCACGGACCTTCGCCGGTCCTCCCACCACCGCCAGGCCCAGAAAGTCCCCGACCGCAGCCTTTTCATGGGGCAACCACAATCCTTCCATGCTCTTGACCGGTGGCTGCTGCACCAGGGTCTGGCCGCGCATAAGGTTGAGAATACGCTGGTAGACCGAAGTGGCCAGGTAGTCGGCGTGCTCGTCGCTGTCGGCGGCCACCAATGGCACACCCAACATCACATACGGCTTGTCCAATACCTCGGAAGGCTGGAAATGGGCGCGATAGACACGAATAGCCTCATGCATGTAACGCGGCGCGAAATGCGAAGCGAAGGCATAGGGAAGGCCATACATGCCTGCCAATTGGGCGCTGAACAGGCTCGATCCCAGCAGCCAGATGGGCACGTTGGTCCCGCTGCCCGGCACGGCGATCACTTTCTGATCAGGAGTACGAGGCCCCAGGTAGGCCATCAGCTCGCGAACGTCGTCGGGAAAATCGTCGGCACTGCCAGAGCGTTCACGGCGCAGCGCGCGCGCGGTCATCTGGTCCGACCCAGGCGCGCGGCCTAGGCCCAGGTCGATGCGTCCCGGGTACAGACTTTCCAGCGTGCCGAATTGTTCGGCGATCACCAGCGGCGCATGGTTGGGCAACATCACCCCGCCCGAGCCCACCCGGATCGAGGACGTGCCACCGGCCAGATAGCCCAGCAGCACGGAGGTCGCCGAGCTGGCGATACCGTCCATGTTGTGGTGCTCGGCCACCCAGAAGCGGTTGTAGCCCCAGGTTTCGGCATGGCGCGCCAGATCCAGGGCATTGTGCAGCGACCGTGCCGGGCCATGGTCGGCACGTACGGGCACAAGGTCGAGGACGGAGTATTTCGTATCGGTCAAAACGGTCATGATCAATGGCATCCTGTGGGTATGTGGCAGGTGGGATGCCCCGCGCATCTTTGCTACCGAATGTTTATTTCTTATGAATAGTCAGTATGGGCATCTTGCCCGGATTCAATAGCCAGCTGTCCGAATCGCGCTGAACTTGCCCAGCGCCCTGCCCTCTGAACACATGACACCGCGCGAACCCGTCGCGCCCATCATGGAGGCTTTTATGAGCATCAAGAAAACCGCATCTGCTGTCTGGAAAGGCGATCTGAAAACCGGTAAGGGCGAGATTTCCACTCAGAGCGGCGCTCTGAAAAGCAATCCCTACGGCTTCAACACCCGTTTCGAAGGCCAGCCGGGCACCAATCCGGAAGAGTTGATCGGCGCAGCGCATGCAGGCTGTTTCTCCATGGCATTCTCGATGATTCTGGGCGGCGAAGGCTTCACCCCCGATGAAATCAAGACCTCCGCCGAAGTCAGCCTGGACAAGGAAGGCGAAGGTTTTGCAATCACCGCCATCAAGCTGACCATGTCGGCCAAGATCCCGAACATCGACCAGGCCAAGTTCGAAGAGCTGGCCAACAAGGCGAAGGAAGGCTGCCCGGTATCGAAAGTACTGAACGCCGACATCACCCTGAGCGCCACCCTGGAATCTTGAGGTAGCGTGCGCCCGGTTGCCTTACACTGCCCCCTCACCAGGAGAATCGAGTCATGAAGCAATTGATTTTGGCGATGGCGTGCAGTGTGTTGGCAACCACGGCGTTGGCAGCACCCAAGCCATGTGAGGATTTGAAGGCTGAAATCGAGGCCAAGATCCAGGCCCAGAGTGTCACGTCGTACACACTGGAAATTGTCGACAACCTCGATGCCAAGGACCCGAATATGGTCGTGGGCACTTGCGACAATGGTACGCGCAAGATCGTCTATCAGAAAAACGACGACTGATTGCGCTGCGGTGCAATCACGCCATGGCGCTCAAGCAGCCGCTCAGGGAATGCAGTGAATGGCCCGGTCCTCGGCCACGATCTGCCGGCTTGAGTCGTACAGTCGCGCACTGGCCTGCATGGCGATCGCCCTACCCTCCAGACGATAACGTTCACCTGGCTTGAAGCTGTCATAGCGCACGGTCAGGTAACAGGTTCGGTCATACGGGTCGTTGATCAGCCCACCCCCCGCATAGATCTCGTAATCGAAGCGCACTTCCAGTTCATGACTTCCGGGTTCCACCTGGAAATAGCGCCCGTCATTGAGCTTGCGTCCATCCAGGCTCTCGGCCATGACCAGACGGCCGGTGGTAGTGAACATGTCGATCCACGCCTTGCCTGGATCCACTGTGGGCAACGGCGGGTTGGCGCAGCCAGCGAGCGTGGCGAAGGTCAACAGGGCGAGCACGGCGCGCATGGGAGTTCCTTGGCTGCAGAGAACCATCGGTAAGACGAGTACCGAGTCTAGAAGCTTTGTGCCGACGGCGCGAGTCGGCGCCGTCAGTGGTTATACCGGGTGAGCGGTGCTCAAGTGCTCTGACAGCCCGCAGGTTGGGCCTGGCCGACCAGCTTGCGCTGCTCGTCGTAGAGTCTGGCCCAGGGGCTGAAGCCAACGCTGCCCGCTTCCAGGAAATAGCGTTGGCCCGCATCGAAGCTTGCGTAGGTGACGTTCAATTCACAATTACGCCACAGCGGTGCGGGCACCGGGCCGATGTTGGTTGGCTCTACGGGAAATTGCAGGCGTACGGTCAGCTCATGGCGGCCGGGCTCGACTTCGAAATAACGCGTGTCGGTCCATTCCTTCTCGTCGACCTGGGTCGCGTGCAGGGCGTTGTGATCGTCGGCCGCAAGATCGATCCAGGCCTGGTTGGGATCCGGGTCGGGCAGTCCGGCACAGCCGGCAAGCGTCAGCAGGCTGCCAGCAATGATCAATGCGCGCATGGAATTCTCCTCATGGGATCGTAAGATGCAGGGTCAGCGCCGATAACACCTGCTCGCTGGCGGGCCTGGCCATGGAAAACCACATGCATGAATTCGTTGTTGTTCGTCGTTCCATTCTTGCCGCACTCGACCGCGGTTTGCGCCTGTTTGTTCCCCTGTGCCTGCTGTTCCTGCTCAACGGTTGCAGCAGCGCGGGCTATTACGGCCAGTTGATGCAGGGCCAGTGGCAGCTGTTGCAGGCACGCGAGCCGGTGGCGCAGATCCTTGCCGATCCGTCGCGCGACCCGCGGCTGCGCGAGCAATTGCAGCGTGCCCAGGCGGCCCGCGACTTCGCCAGCGAGCACTTGCATCTGCCGGACAACCGCAGCTATCGCCTGTACGCCGACATCGGTCGGCCATTGGTGGTGTGGAACGTGTTCGCCACACCGGAGTTTTCCTTGGCGCCGTTGACTCATTGCTTCCCCATTGCCGGTTGCGTGGCTTATCGCGGTTACTACAGTCAGTCCGGTGCTCGGGGCGAAGCGGCGTTGCAGAAGCTGGCGGGCCGGGATGTGTATGTCGGTGGCGTCGAGGCCTACTCGACCCTGGGCTGGTTCGACGATCCGATTCTCAACACCATGCTCGGTTGGGGCGACGAGCGTCTGGCTACGCTGATCTTCCACGAGCTGGCGCATCAGCGTGTGTATGTGAAAGACGACACCGAGTTCAACGAGTCCTTCGCCACCTTCGTCGAGCAGGAAGGCACCCGGCAGTGGCGTGCCCAGCGAGGCTTGCCGCCGGTGGCAAGCACGCTGGTGGCGCAACGTGACCAGTTCACCGCATTGGTGCTCGCGACCCGCGAACGCTTGGCTGCGCTGTACGCCCAACCGTTATCCGCGCAAGCCATGCGCACGGGCAAGGCTGCCGAGTTCGAGCGCCTGCGCCGCGAGTATCGCCAACTGCGCGATGGGCCTTGGCAGGGAGACAGGCGTTTCGATGCCTGGATCAACGGGCCGATGAACAATGCCAAGCTGCTGCCGTTTGGCCTGTACGACCAGTGGGTGCCGGCGTTCGCGGGTTTGTTCCGGCAGGTCGCTGGCGATTGGCGCGCCTTTTATGATCGGGCGGCGGCACTGGGCAAGTTACCGATGGACGAGCGCAGAGCTGAGTTGGCGCGGTTGGGTGGGTAGTTTTGCGGTGCCCTTTCGGGCCTATTCGCGGCCACTGGCCGCTCCTACAGGGTTGCGAGAAGTCTTGTGTAGGAGTGGTCAGTGGCCAAGAATGCCCCGCATCGTTACCGACTCATCCTGCGCCTTGCAGGAACGCCTCATGCAGCGCCTGCAACGTGTCGAAATGATACGTCGGGTTCTCCAGGACCAATTCCTCCCGCGAACCGAAACCATAGCCCACCGCCGCGCAATCCAGACCATTGCGGCGGGCACCGATCAGGTCGTGCTTGCGGTCGCCGACCATCAGGGTCTGGGCAGGGTCCAGCTTTTCCTGTTCCACGATGTAGGCAATCAGCTGCACCTTGTCGGTCCGCGTGCCATCCAGTTCGCTGCCGTAGATGACCTTGAAGTGCCTGGCGAAATCGAAGTGCCGGGCGATCTCCCGGGCGAATTCCCAGGGTTTTGAAGTGGCGATGTACAGATGCCGGCCTTGTCCCTGAAGGGTTTCGAGCAGTGCAATGACACCGGCGAAGATCTGGTTTTCGTACAGGCCGGTGACGCGGAAGCGTTCGCGGTAGAAATTCACCGCCTGCCAGGCGCGGGCCTCGTCGAAGCCGTAGGCGTGCATGAACTGCTCGAGCAATGGCGGACCGATGAAGTGTTCCAGGTTGCGCAGGTCGGGTTCGTCGATGCCCAGCTTGGCCAAGGCATACTGAATGGAGCGGGTGATGCCCTCGCGCGGGTCGGTCAAGGTGCCGTCGAGGTCGAACAGAATGTTTTGATAGTGCACGGAATCAGTCCTTGTCGAAGCCTTCGGCCAGGTGTTGGTCCTTGAGCTTCACGTAGTTGCCAGCGGTGTAGGTGAAGAACGCACGTTCCTTGTCCGTCAGCGGCCGGGCTTGCCTGGCCGGACTGCCGACGTACAGAAAGCCGCTCTGCAGGCGTTTGCCCGGTGCTACCAGGCTGCCTGCGCCGATGATCACGTCGTCTTCCACCACCGCGCCGTCCATGACGGTACTGCCCATGCCGACCAGAATGCGATTGCCCAGGGTGCAGCCGTGGAGCATGACTTTGTGTCCAATGGTGACATCATCGCCGATCAGCAGCGGGAAACCGTCCGGATTGAAAGGACCGGCATGGGTGATGTGCAGCACGCTGGCATCCTGCACGCTGGTGCGCTTGCCGATGCGGATCCGGTGCATGTCGCCGCGGATCACGGTCAGCGGCCAGACCGAGCTGTCGGTGCCGATCTCGACGTCGCCGATCACCACCGCCGAGCGGTCGACGAAGGCGCGTTCGCCCAGGCGCGGCGTATGCTGCTGGAAATTGCGAATGGCCACGATAGGCATCCTCTGTGTTGTCGATAGCTGCGGTGAGTCGTAATTGTAATTAAGATGTCCCAGTGTTTCTTCATAGCCAAGGTGTTTAACCGTGAGCGCGAATCCCCTTCTGCAGTCCTACGACCTGCCGCCGTTCTCGGCGATCCGTGCCGAGCACGTACAACCGGCGATTGAACAGATCCTGGCCGACAACCGCGCGGCCATTGCCCACATTCTGCAAACCCAGGGCAGCCAGCCTACCTGGGCCGGCCTGGTGCTGGCCATGGACGAGCTGAACGACCGCCTGGGCGCTGCCTGGAGCCCGGTCAGCCACCTCAACGCCGTGTGCAACAGCGCCGAACTGCGCCAGGCCTATGAGGCCTGCCTGCCGGCGCTCAGTGCCTACTCCACCGAGCTGGGCCAGAACCGCGAGCTGTTCCAGGCCTTCGAAACCCTGGCCAACAGTCCTGAAGCCGCGGGCTTCGACGTTGCCCAGAAGACCATTCTGGAGCATTCGCTGCGCGACTTCCGACTGTCCGGTATCGATCTGCCGGTGGATCAGCAGCAGCGCTATGCCCAGGTGCAGAGCAAGCTGTCGGAGCTGGGCAGCCGTTTCTCCAACCAACTGCTCGACGCCACCCAGGCCTGGACCAAGCACGTCACCGACGAAACGGCCCTGGCCGGGCTGACCGATTCGGCCAAGGCGCAAATGGCGGCCGCAGCCCAGGCCAAAGGTCTGGACGGCTGGCTGATCAGCCTTGAGTTCCCCAGCTATTACGCCGTCATGACCTACGCTCAAGACCGCGCCCTGCGTGAAGAAGTCTACGCAGCCTATTGCACCCGCGCCTCGGACCAGGGCCCCAATGCCGGCCAGAACGACAACGGCCCGGTGATGCGCGAAATCCTCGACCTGCGTCAGGAATTGGCCGAGCTGTTGGGCTATGCCAGTTATTCGGAATTGAGCCTGGCCACCAAGATGGCCGAGTCGACCGATCAGGTGCTGACCTTCCTGCGTGACCTGGCCCAGCGCAGCAAGCCGTTCGCGGCCCAGGACCTGGAGCAGCTGCGCGCCTATGCCGCCGAACAGGGCTGTGCCGACCTGCAAAGCTGGGACAGCGGTTTCTATGGGGAAAAACTGCGTGAGCAGCGCTACAGCGTTTCTCAGGAAGCACTGCGCGCCTACTTTCCGATCGACAAGGTCCTGAGCGGCCTGTTCGCCATTGTGCAGCGCCTGTACGGTATCGAGATCGCCGAGCAGAAAGGTTTCGACACCTGGCACCCTGACGTGCGCCTGTTCGAGATCAAGGAAAACGGCCAGCATGTGGGCCGCTTCTTCTTCGACCTGTACGCCCGCGCTAACAAGCGTGGCGGCGCCTGGATGGACGGCGCCCGCGACCGCCGTCGCACCGAGAATGGCGAGCTGCAGAGCCCGGTGGCCAACCTGGTGTGCAACTTCACCCCGGCCGACGCCGGCAAACCGGCGCTGCTGACTCACGACGAAGTCACCACGCTGTTCCACGAGTTCGGCCACGGCCTGCACCACCTGCTGACGCGCGTCGAGCACGTCGGCGTGTCGGGTATCAACGGCGTGGCGTGGGATGCGGTCGAGCTGCCCAGCCAGTTCATGGAAAACTGGTGCTGGGAGCCCGAAGGCCTGGCCTTGATCTCGGGTCACTACGAAACCGGCGAGCCGCTGCCTCAGGACCTGCTGGAAAAGATGCTGGCGGCGAAAAACTTCCAGTCTGGCCTGATGATGGTCCGCCAGATCGAGTTCTCGCTGTTCGACTTCGAGCTGCATGCCTCCCATGGCGATGGCCGCAGCGTGATGGAAGTGCTGGACGGTGTGCGTGACGAGGTTTCGGTCATGCGTCCGCCGGCCTACAACCGCTTTCCCAACAGCTTCGCGCACATCTTCGCCGGCGGCTACGCGGCGGGCTATTACAGCTACAAGTGGGCCGAAGTGCTGTCGGCCGATGCGTTCAGCAAGTTCGAGGAAGACGGCGTGCTCAATGCCGACACCGGTCGTGCTTTCCGCGAAGCCATTCTGGCGCGGGGCGGATCGCAGGCCCCGATGGTGTTGTTCGTCGACTTCCGCGGTCGCGAGCCGTCCATCGATGCCCTGTTGCGCCATAGCGGTCTGAGCGAGGAAGCGGCGGCATGATCACCAAGAAACGCTTCATCGCCGGGGCCGTCTGCCCGGCCTGTAGCGAGCCGGACAAGCTGATGATGTGGAGCGTCGACGAGGTCCCCCATCGCGAGTGCGTGGCCTGTGGGTACAGCGACACGCTCAATGCGCAGGGCCAGTCGGTGCCCAGCGAACTGGGCACGCGGGTCAACAAGGTGGCCGTCAAGGTCGCCCGGCCCACCTCGCAACCGGTGCAGTTCTTCCCCAACCCCAAGCTCAAGAAACCTTGAGCCAGGCCTGCCGTCGATTTGCCGCAAGGGCAGGTCGACGGCAATAGCCGGCTACCACTTCACAGGTTGTTCGCCTTCCTAGACTGGCTCGCCACTCAGGCGTCACTCAAGGAATCGAACATGACCACCGCACCCTCGTCGGTACTCCCTGCGCTTCTTGCCGACAACCCCTTGCTGGGCAACCACGAGATAGTCCCCTATCACCTCATCAAGGCCGAACACGTCGAGCCGGCCATCACCCATGTGATCGAAAGCAACTTGCGTCAGCTGGCGCAACTGCTCCCCGAGCAGCTCGAATCACCCACGTGGGAAGGCTTGGTCAAGCCACTGGAAGACATGCATCAGCGCCTGCTGGCGGTTCTGCAACCCGAGCAGTTGCTCAGTCGGCATCACCATCTGGCGGTGATCGAGGCTTATGCGAAATGCCGCGAGCGGGTACAGGCCTATGAGTCGGCCATCAAGCACAACCGCACGGTGCAGGCCGCCTTGCAACTGCTGCAGCAAAGCCCGCAGGCCCTGGAGTTCGATGAGACCCAGCAGGCGGCATTGAACCAGGCCCTGCGCGCCACGCGATTGGCCGGGGTGGGCACCCAGCGTCCCACGCAGATACGCATCGAACGCCTGCATGTAGAACTGGAAGGCTTGTACCAGACCTTCGCCGACAACCTGAATGCGGCCAGCCAGGGCTGGACCCTGGCCATCGATGACGAAACTGCCCTGGCGGGCATCGCCCCTGCCGTACGCGCCAGCATGGCCCAACGGGCACGCGAGGCCGGCCTTTCCGGTTGGCTGCTCACCCTGGAACTGCCGCTGGTGCTGGCGGTGGCGAGCCAGGCTCACGACCGCTCGCTGCGCGAACAGGTGTACAAGGCTTTCTACACCCAGGCCTCGGACCAGGGCCCGCGTGCCGGGGAGCAGGATAACGGGCCCGTGCTGCAACGCATCCTCGCGGCCCGTGCCGAGTTGGCCGAAGCGAGTGGGTATCGCAGCTACGCCTCGCTGGCCCAAGCCACGCGCATGTTCGACGAAGCCGCCGACGTGGAGCAGTTGCTGCTGCAACTGATCGACAAGGTCCGTCCGGCGGCGCAGGCCGAATTCGCGCCCGTGCAAGAGCTGGCTTCATTGTTTGGTGTGAAATCGCTGAAGGCGTGGGACTGGGATTACTACCGGGAAAAATACCAGCAGATCCACCACGGCGTGACCGAGCTCAAGGTGCGCGAATATTTCCCCATGCAGGCGGTGATGGACGGCATGCAACACCTGCTCGCCCAACTGTTCGACGTACAGTGGCTCGAATGCCCCCCAGCACCACGCCAACCTGCCTCGGTGCGCCTGTTCCGCCTCAGCGAAGGGGATCAGGTGCTGGGTTACATTTACCTGGACCTGCACACCCGGCCGAAGAAGCGCGCGGGCGCCTGGATGGAGGCTCTGCGTGACCGCCACCGCTTCGCCGACGGACGCCTGCAACTGCCGATTGCCCATGTGGGCTGTGATTTCGCTGCCCAGACACCAGAGTTTCCCTGCCTTTTGAGCCTGGGCGATATCCAGACGTTTTTCCACGAACTGGGCCATGCGTTGCACCATGTGCTGACGCGCATCGATCACGGCAGCGTGTCCGGCATCAAGGGCGTGGCCGAAGATGCGGTGGAACTGCCCAGCGGCGTGTTCGAACACTGGGCCATGCAGCCGGAAATCCTGCAGTCGTTGTCGCGCCATCATCGGACCGGCGAGCAGATCGGCAGCGCTTTCGTCGAACAGGCGCTCGCAGCCCAGGCCCGCTTCCGGGCTCAGGCGCTGTTGTGGCAGCTCGAATACGCCCTGGTGGACTATCGCCTGCACAGCACGAGCGATGGCCTGTCGGCGCAACAGATCGGCGAGCAGGTGCTGGAGAAGACCCAAGTGGTCCGCCATCCACCCTATGTGCGTTGGCTCAACACCTTCGCTCATTTGTTCACCAATGAAGACTATGCGGCCGGGTATTACACCTATGTCTGGTCGCAGGTGCTCGCAGCTCATCTGTTCACTCGTTTCAAACGCGAAGGATTGTTGGCGAATCGGGCCGGTAAGGATTTCCAACGCCTGATTCTGGCATCGGGCGGGACTCGGCCCTTCGCCGAACTGGTGGAAAGCTTCGCCGGGAGCAAGCCGGGTGTCGAGGCATTGCTGGCAGATCTGGGGATCGAGGCTTGACCTGTTCGAGCAGATGCATCGAGCCAACCGATACACTGCAAGACTGAAACCGGTTTCATTTGCCGTCACAAATAGATACATTTGTCGGTTGAAGCGCCAGGGCGGCATTTTGCCGCGCCTGGCTTCGTGCCGAATGTGTCGCGTCTGCGCCTTCCACAAAGCATCACCCGCCTCTGGCCGCGTGGTGCAACGAACACGTACCGCTGAGCTGCGCATCGATAAAAACCGTATCGAACAGCTGATGAGAACCCTGATGTCCGAGCAAGAAAACAACCCGCGCCGGGATTTTCTGCGCAAAACACTGACCTTGATTCCGGTGGTGACCGTTGCCAGTAGCGGCCTGGGCCTCGGCGCCCTGACGGCCGATGCCCAGGCGGATACGCGGGCCGCGCCGCCTGCGCCGGTGCCAAGCGCCGATTACCAGCCGTCGTTTTTCACCGCTGAAGAGTGGGCTTTCGTACAGGCCGCGGTGGCTCGGCTGATTCCAGCGGATGACCTGGGCCCCGGTGCCCTGGAAGCCGGCGCAGCGGAATTCATCGATCGGCAGATGAACACCCCGTATGCCACGGGGGCATTGTGGTACATGCAAGGTCCATTCGTGACCGATGCCCCGCCCCAGATGGGCTATCAACTGCAGCTGGTGCCCCAGCAGATCTACCGCCTGGGCATTGCCGCCACTGATGCCTGGTGCAAGGCTCAATCGGGCAAAGTGTTCGCTGAGCAAGACAGCGCTACCCAAGACCGTGTTCTTAGCAAGATCGAGGCAGGAGAGCTGGTTTTCGACGAACTGCCCGCCACTGCCTTCTTCAGTCTGATCCTGCAGAACACCCGTGAAGGCTTCTTCTGTGACCCCGTGCACGGCGGCAACAAGGGCATGGTCGGCTGGACCCAGATCGGTTTTCCGGGCGCACGCGCCGACTTCATGGATTGGGTGGAGCGCAACGAGCAATACCCCTTCCCCGCTGTATCGATTCGCGGCGAGAGGGCCTGACATGACAACGGTAATGAAGAAAGTCGACGCGGTCATCGTCGGGTTCGGCTGGACGGGCGCGATCATGGCCAAGGAACTCACCGAGGCAGGTCTCAACGTGGTGGCGCTGGAGCGCGGCCCGATGCAGGACACCTACCCGGACGGCAGTTATCCACAGGTGGTCGACGAGTTGACCTACAGCGTGCGCAAGAAGCTGTTTCAGGACATCTCCAAGGAAACCGTGACCATCCGCCACAGCGTCAACGACGTTGCACTGCCCAACCGCCAGTTAGGTGCGTTTCTGCCGGGCAAGGGTGTCGGCGGCGCCGGTCTGCATTGGTCGGGCGTGCACTTCCGTGTCGATCCCATGGAACTGCGCATGCGCAGCCACTACGAGGAGCGCTACGGCAAGCAGTTCATCCCCAAGGACATGACCATCCAGGACTTCGGTGTCAGCTATGAAGAGCTGGAGCCGTTCTTCGATTTCGCCGAAAAAGTCTTCGGCACCTCGGGTCAGGCCTGGACGGTGAACGGCGTGCGGGTCGGCGAAGGCAAGGGTGGCAACCCCTATGCACCGGATCGTTCCAACCCGTTCCCGCTGGCCTCGCAGAAGAACACCGTTTCGGCGCAGTTGTTCCAGAAGGCCGCCGCCGAGGTCGGTTACAAGCCGTACAATCTGCCGTCGGCCAATACATCGGGGCCGTACACCAACCCCTATGGTGCGCAGATGGGCCCCTGCAACTTCTGCGGTTTCTGCAGTGGCTATGTCTGCTACATGTATTCCAAGGCGTCACCGAACGTGAACATCCTGCCGGCGTTGCGCCAGGTCGAAACCTTCGAGTTGCGCACCAACGCCCACGTCCTGCGGGTCAATCTGGACAGCACCAAGCGCAAGGCGACCGGTGTGACCTACGTCGATGCCCAGGGGCGAGAAGTCGAGCAACCGGCGGATTTGGTGATTCTCGGTGCGTTCCAGTTCAACAACGTGCGCCTGATGCTGCTTTCCGGTATCGGCAAGCCCTACGATCCCAAGACCGGCGAAGGTGTGGTCGGCAAGAACTTCGCCTACCAGAACATGGCCACCATCAAGGCCTTCTTCGACAAGGACACCCACACCAACAACTTCATTGGCGCCGGTGGCAACGGTGTGGCGTTCGACGACTTCAATGCCGATAACTTCGACCACGGCCCCCATGGCTTCGTCGGCGGCTCGCCGATGTGGGTCAACCAGGCCGGCAGCCGACCGATCGCCGGCACGGCCAATCCACCGGGCACGCCAGCCTGGGGCAGCGCCTGGAAGAAGGCCACCGCCGACTACTACACCCATCAGGTGTCGATGGACGCCCACGGCGCCCATCAGTCCTATCGCGGCAACTACCTGGACCTGGATCCGGTGTACCGCGATGCCTATGGCCTGCCGTTGCTGCGCATGACCTTCGACTGGCAGGAAAACGACATCAAGATGAACCGCTTCATGGTCGAGAAAATGAGCAAGGTCGCCCAGGCCATGAACCCCAAGACCATTGCCTTGCTGGGCAAGAAGGTCGGTGAGCATTTCAATACCGCCTCCTACCAGACCACCCACCTCAACGGTGGCGCGATCATGGGCACCGACCCCAAGACCAGTGCGATCAACCGCTACCTGCAGTGCTGGGACGTGCACAACGTGTTCGTTCCAGGCGCCTCGGCCTTTCCCCAGGGGTTGGGTTACAACCCTACCGGCCTGGTGGCGGCACTGACCTACTGGTCTGCACGGGCCATTCGCGAGCAGTACCTGAAGAACCCCGGCCCGCTGGTGCAGGCATAAGGAGCGCAGAGATGAACGTTATCCAGATCGCTGCGCTGACCCTGCTCGCCAGTCTGTTGACCAGCCTCCCGGCCAGGGCCGCAGAGTCCGACGACGCCCTGATCGAGCAGGGCCGTTACCTGGCCCGTGCCGGTGACTGCGTGGCCTGCCATACCGCCAAGGGCGGTGCGCCGTTCGCCGGCGGGTTGGGCATGGAGACGCCGATCGGCACGGTTTACTCGACCAACATCACGCCGCACAGCGACGGCATCGGCAACTACAGCTTCGAAGACTTCGACAAGGCCGTGCGCCACGGCATCGGCAAGAGTGGCAGCAGCCTGTATCCGGCCATGCCCTACCCGTCTTATGCACGGGTCAGCGATGCCGACATGCACGCCCTGTACGCCTACTTCATGAAGGGCGTGGCGCCGGTGGCCGAACCGAACAAGCCGACCGACATTCCCTGGCCACTGAGCATGCGCTGGCCGCTGGCGATCTGGCGCGGACTGTTCGCCCCTCCGGTCAGCGCCTATCAGCCGCCGCCGGGCTCCGATCCGGTGATCAGCCGCGGCGCCTACCTGGTCGAGGGGCTTGGGCACTGTGGCGCCTGCCATACCCCGCGGGCGATCACCATGCAGGAGAAGGCCCTGAGCGCCGGCGACAACGCCGACTTCCTGGCTGGCAGCGCACCGCTCGAAGGCTGGATTGCCAAGAGCCTGCGCGGCGATCACAAGGACGGCTTGGGCAGCTGGAGCGAAGAGCAACTGGTGCAGTTTCTCAAGACCGGCCGCAGCGATCGCAGCGCGGTGTTCGGCGGCATGAGCGATGTGGTCGAGCACAGCATGCAGTACATGACCCATGAAGACCTCACGGCCATCGCTCGATACCTGAAGACGCTGCCGGCGGTGGACCGTGCCGACAAGCCCCATGAATACGACGCACGTGTGTCCGACGCATTGTGGAAGGGAGACGACAGCAAGGTCGGTGCCGGGGTGTACATCGACAACTGCGCGGCCTGTCATCGGACCGATGGCCAGGGCTACACCCATGTGTTCCCGGCCTTGGCTGGCAACCCGGTGCTGCAGACCGAGGATGCCAGTTCGCTGATCCATATCGTGCTGGCAGGTGGCACGTTGCCGGCCACTCACACGGCGCCGTCCACCTTCACCATGCCCGGCTTCGCCTGGCGCCTGTCCGATCAGG contains:
- a CDS encoding GMC family oxidoreductase, which produces MTTVMKKVDAVIVGFGWTGAIMAKELTEAGLNVVALERGPMQDTYPDGSYPQVVDELTYSVRKKLFQDISKETVTIRHSVNDVALPNRQLGAFLPGKGVGGAGLHWSGVHFRVDPMELRMRSHYEERYGKQFIPKDMTIQDFGVSYEELEPFFDFAEKVFGTSGQAWTVNGVRVGEGKGGNPYAPDRSNPFPLASQKNTVSAQLFQKAAAEVGYKPYNLPSANTSGPYTNPYGAQMGPCNFCGFCSGYVCYMYSKASPNVNILPALRQVETFELRTNAHVLRVNLDSTKRKATGVTYVDAQGREVEQPADLVILGAFQFNNVRLMLLSGIGKPYDPKTGEGVVGKNFAYQNMATIKAFFDKDTHTNNFIGAGGNGVAFDDFNADNFDHGPHGFVGGSPMWVNQAGSRPIAGTANPPGTPAWGSAWKKATADYYTHQVSMDAHGAHQSYRGNYLDLDPVYRDAYGLPLLRMTFDWQENDIKMNRFMVEKMSKVAQAMNPKTIALLGKKVGEHFNTASYQTTHLNGGAIMGTDPKTSAINRYLQCWDVHNVFVPGASAFPQGLGYNPTGLVAALTYWSARAIREQYLKNPGPLVQA
- a CDS encoding c-type cytochrome produces the protein MNVIQIAALTLLASLLTSLPARAAESDDALIEQGRYLARAGDCVACHTAKGGAPFAGGLGMETPIGTVYSTNITPHSDGIGNYSFEDFDKAVRHGIGKSGSSLYPAMPYPSYARVSDADMHALYAYFMKGVAPVAEPNKPTDIPWPLSMRWPLAIWRGLFAPPVSAYQPPPGSDPVISRGAYLVEGLGHCGACHTPRAITMQEKALSAGDNADFLAGSAPLEGWIAKSLRGDHKDGLGSWSEEQLVQFLKTGRSDRSAVFGGMSDVVEHSMQYMTHEDLTAIARYLKTLPAVDRADKPHEYDARVSDALWKGDDSKVGAGVYIDNCAACHRTDGQGYTHVFPALAGNPVLQTEDASSLIHIVLAGGTLPATHTAPSTFTMPGFAWRLSDQEVADVVNFIRTSWGNQGSTVSADDVEQMRGDDMKHTSGDDLGQSTSH